Proteins encoded within one genomic window of Macrotis lagotis isolate mMagLag1 chromosome 3, bilby.v1.9.chrom.fasta, whole genome shotgun sequence:
- the LOC141516962 gene encoding olfactory receptor 4P4-like, with protein MGPKSNVTEFILFGLSYDKNIQIFCFIFFLSCYISLLIGNLIILISIHCSHLFHQPMYYFLSHLSSMDIYYTSSVIPKLIGDLLTERKTISYDYCMLQVFTMHFFGIIEVFILSAMAFDRYVAICKPLHYMTIMSRKNCNLLVLAAWVGGAAHSFPQLSMTLNLPFCGPNEIDHYFCDIFPLLKIACTDTYITGVLVIINSGIVAMLIFVILFVSYTVILWSLRKHSAKGRRKALSTCGSHFTVVVLFFVPAFFSYIRPPTTYPEDKVFALFYTIIAPMFNPLIYTLRNTEMKNAMKKVWCQKILGKGNLK; from the coding sequence ATGGGACCTAAGAGCAATGTAACAGAATTCATTCTCTTTGGACTTTCCTATGACAAAAATATACAGATATTTTGCTTTATCTTCTTCTTATCCTGTTATATTAGTCTCCTCATAGGAAATCTGATAATCCTCATCTCTATCCATTGTAGCCACCTTTTCCACCAACCAATGTATTACTTCCTCAGTCACTTGTCTTCTATGGACATCTACTATACTTCCAGTGTTATACCAAAACTAATCGGGGATCTTTTAACTGAGAGAAAAACCATTTCCTATGATTATTGTATGCTCCAAGTCTTCACTATGCACTTCTTTGGCATTATTGAGGTATTTATCCTGTCGGCAATGGCCTTTGATCGCTATGTTGCTATCTGTAAACCTCTCCACTACATGACCATCATGAGCAGGAAGAACTGCAACCTTCTTGTGCTAGCTGCTTGGGTTGGGGGGGCTGCTCACTCCTTTCCTCAGTTATCCATGACTCTCAACTTACCCTTCTGTGGTCCCAATGAGATTGATCACTATTTCTGTGACATCTTCCCCTTACTAAAAATTGCCTGCACCGACACTTACATCACTGGTGTCCTTGTTATCATCAATTCAGGGATAGTTGCCATGTTAATCTTTGTGATCTTATTTGTTTCTTATACCGTCATATTATGGAGTCTACGGAAACATTCAGCTAAAGGGCGGCGGAAAGCTCTCTCCACCTGTGGGTCTCATTTCACAGTTGTTGTCTTATTTTTTGTACctgcatttttttcctatattagaCCTCCCACCACCTATCCAGAGGATAAagtatttgctttattttataccATCATTGCTCCAATGTTCAATCCCTTAATCTATACTCTGAGAAATACTGAGATGAAAAATGCCATGAAAAAGGTGTGGTGTCAAAAGATTTTGGGTAAAGgaaatctaaaataa